One genomic region from Solwaraspora sp. WMMD792 encodes:
- a CDS encoding Rmt family 16S rRNA (guanine(1405)-N(7))-methyltransferase — protein MTQSAANDRVGEIEQAIVKSRRYQTVAPATVRRLARAALVAARGDVPDAVKRTKRGLHEIYGAFLPPKPPNYSALLKQIDSAVDAGDDEAVQEALRRAMSVHLSTRERLPHLAEFYREVFRDLPEPNTVRDLACGLNPLAAPWMGLPERAVYVASDIDARLIGFVGSVLTRLGVDHRVGVADILEDRVDEPTDVTLLLKTLPCLETQRRGSGWEAIDLVNSPIIVVTFPTRSLGQRSKGMFQNYSQGFESQARERSYGFRQLEIGNELVYVIQK, from the coding sequence ATGACACAATCTGCGGCCAACGACCGAGTTGGCGAGATCGAGCAGGCCATCGTGAAGAGTCGGCGGTACCAGACGGTGGCTCCAGCCACCGTGCGCCGCCTGGCCAGAGCCGCGCTCGTCGCGGCCCGCGGCGATGTTCCCGATGCGGTGAAGCGCACCAAACGCGGGCTACATGAGATTTACGGCGCCTTTCTGCCACCCAAGCCGCCTAACTACTCAGCGTTACTTAAACAGATCGACTCTGCCGTCGACGCGGGAGACGACGAAGCGGTCCAGGAAGCCCTCCGACGTGCGATGTCGGTGCACCTATCCACCAGGGAGCGACTCCCACACCTGGCGGAGTTCTACCGAGAAGTCTTCCGTGACCTGCCCGAGCCGAACACGGTGCGTGACTTGGCCTGCGGTCTCAATCCGCTGGCTGCGCCGTGGATGGGGCTACCCGAGCGGGCCGTGTACGTCGCATCCGACATCGACGCCCGCCTGATCGGCTTCGTGGGTTCGGTGCTGACGAGATTGGGTGTAGACCACCGGGTAGGGGTGGCTGACATCCTTGAGGATCGGGTTGACGAGCCGACCGATGTCACGCTACTGCTGAAGACGTTGCCCTGCCTGGAAACTCAGCGCCGAGGATCCGGTTGGGAAGCTATCGACCTTGTCAACTCGCCGATTATCGTGGTAACCTTTCCGACCAGATCTCTCGGTCAGCGATCGAAAGGGATGTTCCAGAACTATTCGCAGGGCTTTGAGTCGCAGGCCCGGGAGCGGTCATACGGCTTTCGGCAACTGGAGATTGGCAACGAGCTGGTCTACGTCATTCAAAAGTAG
- a CDS encoding DegT/DnrJ/EryC1/StrS family aminotransferase, with protein MTHLAANGGPPIRLQQWPAWPAPAPSALNALNEVLHSGRWAISGPYQGKQSFERRFAEAFAAYHEIAHCVPTASGTASLMVALEACGVGAGDEVIIPGLTWVANASTVAGVNAVPVPVDVDPLTLCLDPAAVERAITPRTAAIVVVHLYSAVADLDALTAIAKRHDVALIEDCAQAHGARFRGRRVGTFGAFGTFSMQHSKVLTSGEGGAVITGDGVLSRRAEHLRADGRTYTAHEPAVGEMELDQTAELMGSNRCLSEFQAAVLLGQLELLDEQNERRRANAALLDDGLGALGIRPQVSSPGTTERTYYEWAGRIEDDEIGQLGVGPIASAVAAELSGAGIYTSYPPMNHNRLYRPASRSRFKAIAGLDLTGYSLPVAEDAGRRVVTVHHSALLGDESDAKDIVRAFEKVFTHHRELRG; from the coding sequence GTGACCCATCTTGCCGCCAATGGCGGCCCCCCTATACGTTTGCAGCAGTGGCCAGCTTGGCCCGCTCCCGCACCCAGTGCCCTCAATGCGCTCAATGAGGTTCTCCATTCCGGTCGCTGGGCAATCAGCGGACCATATCAGGGGAAGCAGAGCTTCGAACGGCGCTTCGCGGAGGCATTCGCCGCGTACCATGAGATCGCACACTGCGTACCGACAGCCAGCGGAACGGCCAGTCTCATGGTCGCGCTCGAGGCATGTGGGGTCGGTGCTGGCGACGAGGTTATCATCCCTGGCCTCACCTGGGTCGCCAACGCCTCCACTGTGGCGGGAGTCAACGCGGTTCCCGTACCGGTCGACGTCGATCCCTTGACTCTATGCCTCGACCCGGCGGCCGTCGAACGGGCGATCACCCCGCGAACCGCAGCCATCGTCGTGGTGCATCTCTACTCGGCCGTGGCGGACCTGGACGCGCTGACCGCGATCGCGAAACGGCACGACGTCGCACTGATCGAGGATTGTGCGCAGGCCCACGGCGCCCGCTTCCGCGGCCGTCGGGTCGGCACGTTCGGTGCCTTCGGCACCTTCAGCATGCAACACAGCAAGGTGCTCACCAGTGGTGAAGGCGGTGCCGTCATCACCGGCGACGGCGTGCTCTCCCGGCGTGCCGAGCATCTACGGGCCGACGGTCGCACGTACACGGCGCACGAGCCCGCTGTGGGTGAGATGGAGCTGGACCAGACCGCCGAGCTGATGGGCAGCAATCGGTGCCTGTCCGAGTTCCAGGCGGCGGTCCTCCTCGGCCAACTCGAGCTGCTCGACGAGCAGAACGAGAGGCGGCGGGCCAACGCCGCGCTCCTCGACGACGGCCTCGGGGCGCTCGGCATCCGGCCACAGGTCTCCTCACCCGGCACCACCGAGCGGACCTACTACGAGTGGGCGGGGCGGATCGAGGACGACGAGATCGGGCAGCTCGGCGTCGGACCGATCGCTTCGGCGGTCGCGGCCGAACTATCCGGTGCCGGCATCTACACCAGCTACCCGCCCATGAACCACAACCGGCTCTACCGTCCCGCCAGCCGGAGCCGGTTCAAGGCCATCGCCGGGCTCGATCTGACCGGCTACTCGCTTCCGGTCGCCGAGGACGCCGGCCGGCGGGTGGTCACGGTCCATCACTCGGCACTGCTCGGCGACGAGTCGGACGCGAAAGACATCGTTCGGGCATTCGAGAAGGTGTTCACGCATCATCGGGAACTACGCGGCTGA
- a CDS encoding 2-deoxy-scyllo-inosose synthase encodes MKVEIRLGTVRYPFRLGTDCLGTIVEDLVDMSASRLLIVCDSNTGPLFGAELVERLSPRVPANLLIHRAGEPYKDLQAVGTLAESALRLGADRACVVVAVGGGVIGNIAGLMAALLFRGIRLVHIPTSLIAMSDSVLSLKQAVNASAGKNLIGTFYPPECVLADTAMLRSLPFRETVSGLCEVVKNSLAVRPSMVEMLRASLRRDGNYDNETMYRIISESILAKASVTIDDMHECRAGLVLEYGHTVGHAIEYTAAGEISHGQAIGLGMLVAAEVSRRLGHLDDDTVALHRELLARAGAAVTVPSHVDLDEVMHRLRFDNKRGYLSDLAESSAMVLLRGLGEPLWHDGRPLVPVPMKLIGEVIGELARPELPGFGLSMSTGAEKVPDAVGATDG; translated from the coding sequence ATGAAGGTCGAGATACGTTTGGGTACGGTTCGGTATCCGTTCCGGCTCGGCACCGATTGTCTCGGCACCATCGTTGAAGACCTGGTCGACATGTCGGCCAGCCGACTTCTGATCGTCTGCGACAGCAACACCGGCCCGCTCTTCGGTGCGGAGCTGGTCGAACGGCTCTCCCCCCGAGTCCCGGCCAACCTGCTCATTCACCGCGCCGGGGAACCGTACAAGGACCTCCAGGCAGTCGGCACGCTCGCCGAGTCGGCACTGCGGCTCGGCGCGGATCGCGCCTGCGTGGTGGTCGCCGTAGGTGGCGGCGTGATCGGCAACATCGCAGGGCTGATGGCCGCTCTCCTCTTCCGTGGCATCCGCCTCGTGCACATTCCGACGTCGCTGATTGCGATGTCCGACTCGGTCCTCTCGCTGAAGCAGGCCGTCAACGCGAGTGCGGGGAAGAACCTCATCGGCACCTTCTACCCGCCCGAGTGTGTTCTCGCCGACACCGCGATGCTGCGAAGCCTGCCGTTCCGGGAGACAGTCTCCGGCCTCTGCGAGGTCGTCAAGAATTCGCTGGCAGTCCGTCCCAGCATGGTTGAAATGCTCCGGGCCTCGCTGCGCCGGGACGGAAACTACGACAACGAGACGATGTACCGAATCATCTCCGAGAGCATTCTGGCGAAAGCCTCGGTGACCATTGACGACATGCACGAGTGCCGGGCCGGATTGGTACTCGAGTACGGCCATACGGTCGGCCATGCCATCGAATACACCGCAGCCGGGGAAATTTCCCATGGACAGGCGATCGGGCTCGGCATGCTGGTCGCCGCCGAGGTGTCCCGGCGGCTGGGCCACCTCGACGACGATACGGTCGCGCTGCACCGGGAACTGCTGGCCAGAGCCGGAGCGGCGGTGACCGTTCCTTCGCATGTCGACCTCGACGAGGTGATGCACCGGCTCCGCTTCGACAACAAGCGCGGTTACCTCAGTGACCTGGCCGAGAGTAGTGCAATGGTCCTGCTGCGCGGGCTCGGCGAGCCACTGTGGCACGACGGGCGTCCACTGGTCCCGGTGCCGATGAAACTGATCGGCGAGGTAATCGGCGAACTCGCCCGCCCTGAGCTGCCGGGCTTCGGACTGAGCATGTCGACAGGTGCGGAGAAGGTACCGGACGCGGTGGGGGCTACCGATGGTTGA
- a CDS encoding Gfo/Idh/MocA family oxidoreductase — MVERVGVAIVGGGFMGGVHADVLAADPRAELRWVVDRDERVAADLAARTSARVSTSLDDALLDDAVRLVVVATPAATHQPIAAQAISAGRHVLVEKPLVLSPGHARELAAEARSHGVTLAHGGNFGYAPKFVRAHELAADRDALGTVHSVRVVFRTSGPDADWFRSKATAGGGALTDLGWHAVELCRWMLGKPAIRSITACTRQLSATGDVEDQGIVLIEFADGAIGQCDVSWVCPGGEQLTVEVIGTEGLVRADFWQGMGVEAYTNTKFGAVWEPNQGWLRPEWEWIRNSGYVHQDRQVLDAILAGRPMTHTPDDAIAVVEALDAAYRSAEDGRKVELND, encoded by the coding sequence ATGGTTGAGCGGGTTGGTGTCGCCATCGTCGGCGGCGGATTCATGGGCGGTGTGCACGCCGACGTACTGGCCGCCGACCCCCGGGCCGAGCTGCGGTGGGTGGTGGACCGGGACGAACGCGTCGCGGCGGACCTGGCCGCCCGTACCAGCGCACGTGTCAGCACGAGCCTCGACGACGCGCTACTCGACGACGCGGTCCGGCTGGTGGTGGTGGCCACGCCGGCGGCCACCCACCAGCCGATCGCGGCGCAGGCGATCTCCGCAGGTCGGCACGTCCTGGTGGAGAAGCCGCTGGTGCTCTCGCCCGGGCACGCGCGGGAGCTGGCCGCCGAAGCCCGCAGCCACGGGGTGACACTTGCCCATGGCGGCAACTTCGGCTACGCCCCGAAGTTCGTCCGGGCGCACGAACTTGCCGCGGACCGGGATGCGTTGGGCACCGTCCACTCGGTCCGGGTCGTCTTCCGCACCTCCGGTCCGGACGCCGACTGGTTCCGGTCGAAGGCGACCGCCGGTGGCGGTGCTCTCACCGACCTCGGGTGGCATGCGGTGGAATTGTGTCGCTGGATGCTCGGCAAACCGGCCATCCGATCGATCACCGCGTGCACCCGGCAGCTCAGCGCGACCGGCGATGTCGAGGACCAGGGCATCGTACTGATCGAGTTCGCCGACGGCGCGATCGGACAGTGCGACGTCTCATGGGTCTGCCCCGGCGGCGAGCAACTCACGGTCGAGGTGATCGGCACCGAAGGTCTGGTCCGCGCCGACTTCTGGCAGGGCATGGGCGTCGAGGCCTACACCAACACCAAGTTCGGCGCGGTATGGGAGCCCAACCAGGGGTGGTTGCGGCCCGAGTGGGAGTGGATCCGCAACAGCGGATACGTGCACCAGGACCGTCAGGTGCTGGACGCGATACTCGCGGGCCGGCCGATGACGCACACCCCTGACGACGCGATCGCAGTCGTCGAAGCGCTCGACGCCGCATACCGCAGCGCGGAGGACGGACGGAAAGTGGAGTTGAATGACTGA
- a CDS encoding glycosyltransferase family 4 protein yields MTPFYLYADHQKLWQPRFDPMGGMHVLGHAIVTEMARRGFPQRVLTMAPPGVPKDLQTAPNISVHARRLPVLPIPSKLEGYFGLVGAWAKASLLYVVRNREQLRREIGVVHAHCDGSGSAPAYAYAAAKVLDVPIVSHIYSCRSLTQHPTTVFERVVDPLAKSAEKYVIQRSGAVLTLSDKVREQIRDELHVPDDRVHRLAHLVTDKFVGHDTPERREELRRRFGLTDDKPTVLYVGRISSEKGVDWFVRTAAEVAKRRDCRFLIAGDGPQRADIEALARQLGVADKLIITGFLLPEYIPSIISLSTLAVLPSLYEELGVVVLEYMLMRRPVVAHDVSGVHKLVEHMKTGVLVPPFDPPKLADAIEMVLDDPELARRLAENAEPIPAREYSLASAGARLEAIYLSLMEES; encoded by the coding sequence ATGACACCGTTCTACCTGTACGCCGACCACCAGAAGCTGTGGCAGCCCCGGTTCGACCCGATGGGCGGCATGCACGTGCTGGGCCATGCGATCGTGACGGAGATGGCCCGACGGGGATTCCCACAACGGGTTCTCACCATGGCCCCGCCCGGCGTTCCGAAGGACCTCCAGACCGCGCCGAACATCAGCGTGCACGCCCGGCGACTGCCGGTACTGCCGATCCCGTCCAAGCTCGAGGGCTACTTCGGGCTGGTCGGAGCGTGGGCCAAGGCGAGCCTCCTCTACGTCGTTCGCAACCGGGAGCAGCTCCGGCGCGAGATCGGCGTCGTGCACGCGCACTGTGACGGGTCCGGGTCAGCGCCGGCGTACGCGTACGCCGCCGCGAAGGTACTCGACGTACCGATCGTGTCGCACATCTATTCCTGCCGGTCGTTGACCCAGCACCCGACCACGGTGTTCGAACGGGTGGTCGACCCGTTGGCGAAGTCGGCCGAGAAGTACGTCATCCAGCGCTCCGGAGCGGTTCTCACTCTCAGCGACAAGGTGCGCGAGCAGATCCGCGACGAGTTGCACGTGCCGGACGATCGTGTGCATCGGCTCGCCCACCTGGTGACCGACAAGTTCGTCGGCCACGATACGCCCGAACGCCGAGAGGAACTGCGTCGTAGGTTTGGGCTCACCGATGACAAACCGACAGTTCTCTACGTTGGACGAATATCTTCGGAGAAGGGCGTCGACTGGTTCGTCAGGACCGCGGCAGAGGTCGCCAAGCGACGTGACTGCCGATTCCTCATCGCCGGGGACGGTCCGCAACGCGCGGACATCGAGGCGTTGGCCCGCCAGCTCGGGGTCGCCGACAAGCTGATCATCACCGGTTTCCTGCTCCCCGAGTACATCCCGTCGATCATCTCGCTCTCGACGCTGGCCGTCCTGCCGTCGCTGTACGAGGAGCTCGGCGTGGTGGTACTCGAGTACATGTTGATGAGGCGACCCGTCGTAGCGCACGACGTCAGCGGAGTACACAAGCTGGTCGAGCACATGAAGACGGGTGTGCTGGTGCCACCGTTCGACCCGCCGAAGCTCGCCGACGCCATTGAGATGGTGCTCGACGACCCGGAGTTGGCTCGGCGCCTTGCAGAGAACGCCGAACCGATACCTGCACGGGAGTATTCACTCGCGTCCGCAGGTGCTCGCCTTGAGGCGATTTATCTATCCCTAATGGAGGAGTCCTGA
- a CDS encoding radical SAM protein, whose amino-acid sequence MTIPDKIVTGVAFPPSLLAETPPISVATLTAYLRDKGMPARGLDLNADFNEYLLSRVEIEQVQGTENIHEFTKPFIKQFFLNHITGNYFTETDFEQWELQQQCRVAPESLSIWDPPFPFSYCEFLSILRDEPERVAKLVRDPDANIYHAFYREKVAGRASELGLMGFSIMGYNQVIPALTLGYLMKQENPDLYICWGGPWVTSFADMLIPRLESCPELGDLIDALVVREGEEPLLKMAEALSRGERPVGIPGGCKPMSEQSVLDTKPVGRKLLLEMSKPRENVPNTHWRTENGSYERSGDISWVADMNQIPTPDYSDFDLSLYTTFREGQGSLVLQGSRSCYYMKCSFCNAITNFAPWSYRERSTENIEKDIDTFLELYPGVVHFDFADAVFPAKRLVEIADFFIAKKRPELFWEVDVRFEGNIDKAVLTKMRDSQGTLRFGLETANERLLDLVRKGNRMDVVHRLLQDSRELGYKPFLMTIVGLPTENRDEAEELYEFLSNYHDTVTYQIADFIVERNSPIQLRPDEYGIHIDEDEQQSFHHNLHFSRRSGYSDEEAQEVYRDILVRTMQRFKGAQEVDVEQERSRVAPDDSVYRLSLRAGSFALENYWVKHNNMPFDGLVPIGYKVQQQWTDMTDKGTVFEIDPDIALGALAGAGSRG is encoded by the coding sequence ATGACCATCCCTGACAAGATCGTCACCGGTGTCGCCTTCCCGCCATCGTTGCTGGCGGAGACCCCACCGATCTCCGTGGCGACCCTGACGGCGTACCTTCGCGACAAGGGCATGCCGGCCCGGGGCCTGGACCTCAACGCGGACTTCAACGAGTACCTGCTGAGCCGAGTCGAGATCGAACAGGTTCAGGGCACGGAGAACATCCATGAGTTCACCAAGCCCTTCATCAAGCAGTTCTTCTTGAATCACATCACCGGCAACTACTTCACCGAAACCGACTTCGAGCAGTGGGAACTGCAGCAGCAGTGTCGGGTGGCGCCGGAGAGTCTCTCAATCTGGGACCCGCCGTTCCCGTTCTCGTACTGCGAGTTCCTGTCGATCCTGCGCGACGAACCGGAACGTGTCGCGAAGCTGGTCCGAGACCCGGATGCAAACATCTACCATGCGTTCTACCGGGAGAAGGTCGCCGGCCGGGCCTCCGAACTCGGCCTCATGGGCTTCTCGATCATGGGCTACAACCAGGTCATCCCCGCGCTGACCCTGGGCTACCTGATGAAGCAGGAGAACCCCGATCTCTACATCTGCTGGGGCGGGCCTTGGGTGACCTCCTTTGCCGACATGCTCATCCCCCGACTGGAGTCTTGTCCGGAACTGGGCGACCTGATCGACGCGTTGGTCGTTCGCGAGGGCGAGGAGCCGCTGCTGAAGATGGCCGAGGCGCTGTCGCGGGGTGAACGGCCGGTGGGTATTCCGGGCGGCTGCAAGCCGATGTCCGAGCAGAGCGTGCTCGACACGAAGCCGGTCGGCCGCAAGCTGCTCCTGGAGATGTCGAAGCCTCGGGAGAATGTCCCCAACACCCACTGGCGCACCGAGAACGGCAGCTACGAGCGCAGCGGCGACATCTCCTGGGTCGCCGACATGAACCAGATCCCGACTCCCGACTACAGTGACTTCGACCTGTCGCTCTACACCACGTTTCGCGAGGGTCAGGGCAGCCTGGTGCTGCAGGGTTCACGCTCCTGCTACTACATGAAGTGTTCGTTCTGCAACGCGATCACCAACTTTGCACCTTGGAGCTACCGGGAACGCAGCACCGAGAACATCGAGAAAGACATCGACACGTTTCTTGAGCTGTATCCTGGTGTCGTACACTTCGATTTCGCGGACGCGGTCTTCCCTGCAAAGCGGCTGGTGGAGATCGCCGACTTCTTCATCGCGAAGAAGCGACCGGAGTTGTTCTGGGAGGTCGACGTCCGCTTCGAGGGCAACATCGACAAGGCCGTACTGACGAAGATGCGTGACTCGCAGGGCACGCTCCGCTTCGGCTTGGAGACAGCAAACGAACGGCTGCTCGATCTGGTCCGCAAGGGCAACCGGATGGACGTCGTCCACCGCTTGCTCCAGGACAGCCGGGAGTTGGGCTACAAGCCGTTCCTGATGACCATCGTCGGCCTGCCCACCGAGAATCGGGACGAGGCTGAGGAACTCTACGAGTTCCTCAGTAACTACCACGACACCGTGACCTACCAGATCGCCGACTTCATCGTCGAACGAAACTCCCCCATCCAGCTACGACCAGACGAGTACGGAATCCACATCGACGAAGACGAGCAGCAGAGCTTCCATCACAATCTACATTTCAGCCGTCGCTCCGGGTACAGCGACGAGGAGGCCCAGGAGGTCTACCGCGACATCCTGGTCCGGACAATGCAGCGGTTCAAGGGTGCCCAGGAAGTCGACGTGGAGCAGGAACGTTCCCGGGTCGCGCCGGACGATTCCGTGTATCGGCTGAGCCTGCGCGCCGGATCGTTCGCGCTCGAAAACTACTGGGTGAAGCACAACAACATGCCGTTCGACGGACTTGTTCCCATCGGTTACAAGGTCCAGCAACAGTGGACCGACATGACAGACAAGGGCACGGTCTTCGAGATCGACCCGGACATCGCCCTCGGGGCCCTCGCCGGGGCAGGTAGCCGCGGATGA
- a CDS encoding DegT/DnrJ/EryC1/StrS family aminotransferase yields MNQNLAILGGDPVRTRPWPEWPHVGPQDVERLRGVIESRNLGGIPFPNTLHQQFAEQFTSRLGARYGVLMTNGTVSLSVALRALGVHAGDEVITTGFTWIGTVAGIVHVNAVPVLADISDDNWCIDPAKVEESITDRTRAVMVVHLGNQVADMDALLDICRRHDLLLIEDCAHAHFAQWRGQCVGTIGDAGSYSFETSKIMTSGEGGFLVTGSEEAFHRAMSLVHVGRKEAPYDRFPGRVFGWNHRATEMQAAVLLGQLDQYDALDEQRTAMAELLTKGLTEIGGFLPLPDDPRVTRRQRYELLFRFDTDAWEGLHRDKVLEAILAEGVEFEGNTFYPPLHRDPLFHITADDWPAIRERYGDKISPDAFHLPVAERVAFDEAVWIHHSLLSVEPEDVQDMLDAVVKVRDNLGALRQSL; encoded by the coding sequence ATGAACCAGAATCTGGCGATCCTCGGTGGCGACCCGGTCCGGACCCGACCATGGCCCGAGTGGCCACACGTCGGTCCGCAGGACGTGGAGCGGCTCCGCGGTGTGATCGAATCCCGCAACCTCGGCGGCATCCCCTTTCCGAACACCCTGCACCAGCAGTTCGCCGAGCAGTTCACCAGCAGGCTGGGTGCCAGGTACGGGGTGCTGATGACCAACGGCACCGTGAGCCTATCGGTGGCGTTGCGGGCGCTCGGGGTGCACGCTGGCGACGAGGTCATCACTACCGGCTTCACCTGGATCGGGACGGTCGCCGGCATCGTGCACGTCAACGCGGTGCCGGTGCTGGCCGACATCTCCGACGACAACTGGTGTATCGACCCGGCCAAGGTCGAGGAGTCCATCACCGACCGGACTCGGGCAGTCATGGTCGTGCACCTGGGGAACCAGGTCGCGGACATGGATGCCCTGCTGGACATCTGCCGCCGACACGACCTGCTACTCATCGAGGACTGCGCACACGCCCATTTCGCGCAGTGGCGCGGACAATGTGTCGGCACCATCGGCGACGCCGGCAGCTACAGCTTCGAGACCAGCAAGATCATGACGTCGGGCGAGGGTGGCTTCCTGGTCACCGGCAGCGAGGAGGCCTTCCACCGCGCCATGTCCCTGGTGCACGTCGGCCGCAAGGAGGCCCCGTACGACCGGTTCCCGGGGCGGGTCTTCGGCTGGAACCATCGGGCCACTGAGATGCAGGCGGCCGTGCTGCTCGGCCAACTCGATCAGTACGACGCCCTCGACGAACAACGCACGGCGATGGCGGAGCTGCTCACCAAGGGGCTTACCGAGATCGGCGGGTTCCTCCCGCTGCCGGACGATCCGCGGGTCACCCGACGGCAGCGGTATGAACTTCTCTTCCGTTTTGACACGGACGCGTGGGAAGGGCTGCACCGGGACAAGGTGCTGGAGGCGATCCTCGCCGAGGGTGTGGAGTTCGAGGGGAACACCTTCTACCCACCGCTGCACCGTGATCCGTTGTTCCACATCACCGCCGACGACTGGCCGGCGATCCGGGAGCGGTACGGCGACAAGATCTCCCCGGACGCGTTCCATTTGCCGGTGGCCGAGCGGGTCGCCTTCGATGAGGCGGTGTGGATTCACCACTCTCTGCTGTCAGTCGAGCCCGAGGACGTACAGGACATGCTGGACGCAGTGGTCAAGGTTAGGGACAATCTGGGCGCATTACGGCAGAGCCTATGA
- the queF gene encoding preQ(1) synthase, with product MALTKLGQAEAKPDGTLDTFPITDSSQEITIDCREFTCRCPITGQPDWATIRIDYRPGDRGVETKSLKLYLETFRDEGIFHEHLATRMRDDLVAALEPVFLKVTVDFNVRGGIALAASSTYQR from the coding sequence ATGGCGCTGACTAAGCTCGGGCAGGCTGAGGCCAAGCCTGACGGGACACTCGACACCTTTCCGATCACGGACAGCTCGCAGGAGATCACGATCGACTGCCGGGAGTTCACCTGCCGCTGCCCCATCACGGGGCAGCCGGACTGGGCGACCATCCGGATCGACTACCGTCCGGGTGACCGGGGTGTGGAGACCAAGAGCCTCAAGCTCTACCTGGAGACCTTTCGGGATGAAGGCATCTTCCACGAGCACCTGGCCACGAGGATGCGTGATGATCTCGTCGCCGCCCTCGAGCCCGTCTTTCTCAAGGTGACTGTTGATTTCAACGTCCGTGGCGGCATCGCGCTGGCGGCGTCGAGCACGTACCAGCGCTGA
- a CDS encoding aminotransferase class III-fold pyridoxal phosphate-dependent enzyme, producing the protein MNYDELIARARRTTAAEESDISGRYPSVIAHAEGAWMTDLSGKRYVDLTGADAAVILGYRHPAVVEAMVRQIRDFGTAFASTLSVPRVELAERLCERYACAEKVVFHKTGSEGTAMAVRLARAATGRELVLSCGYHGWHEWQLASELFGYQQTTGVVGFGYNEKALGRMLEAFGDEVAGVLVSPELLYFDVEFYRRMSALCGRYGVPFMMDEVYTGFRAGPKGVHGLGVPADVVVVSKGLANGHSLAAVMGRRDIIDAYDVSGIQGTYTREVPPMAAALAVLDVLDTPGVYGNAEAMGRRLADGMRDVLVGEGIPNWVGGPELMFDVVLPSDDLGWEIYRTAHEYGVYFEDSGTQLVTMAFDEAAVDHALSAFRKAVRQVVVDRPDLVSGSGGELTQERKLDFAEEAFGGLLRDDERTSMLIEATIEQVVNRDRKVKPVLVPAQD; encoded by the coding sequence ATGAACTACGATGAACTGATAGCGCGGGCCCGCCGGACGACTGCGGCGGAAGAGTCCGATATATCGGGCCGGTATCCATCGGTCATTGCGCACGCTGAGGGCGCCTGGATGACGGACTTGTCCGGTAAGCGATACGTCGACCTTACGGGTGCCGATGCGGCGGTGATCCTCGGCTACCGTCATCCTGCGGTGGTTGAGGCTATGGTGCGGCAGATTCGGGATTTTGGTACGGCGTTTGCTTCGACGTTGTCGGTGCCGCGGGTGGAGTTGGCGGAGCGGTTGTGCGAGCGGTATGCCTGTGCGGAGAAGGTGGTGTTCCACAAGACTGGTTCCGAGGGGACTGCGATGGCGGTTCGGCTGGCTCGGGCTGCGACGGGTCGGGAGCTGGTTTTGTCTTGTGGGTATCACGGGTGGCATGAGTGGCAGTTGGCGTCGGAGCTTTTTGGTTATCAGCAGACGACTGGTGTGGTGGGTTTCGGGTACAACGAGAAGGCCTTGGGGAGGATGTTGGAGGCCTTTGGTGATGAGGTGGCGGGGGTGCTTGTCTCGCCTGAGCTGTTGTATTTTGATGTCGAGTTCTATCGTCGGATGTCGGCGTTGTGTGGGCGCTATGGTGTGCCGTTCATGATGGATGAGGTGTATACGGGGTTCCGGGCGGGTCCGAAGGGTGTGCACGGGTTGGGGGTGCCGGCGGACGTGGTGGTGGTGAGTAAGGGGTTGGCGAATGGTCATTCGTTGGCTGCGGTGATGGGTCGGCGGGATATCATCGACGCGTATGATGTGTCGGGGATTCAGGGCACGTACACGCGTGAGGTTCCGCCGATGGCGGCTGCGTTGGCGGTGTTGGATGTTTTGGACACGCCGGGTGTTTATGGGAATGCTGAGGCGATGGGGCGGCGGTTGGCGGATGGTATGCGGGATGTTCTGGTTGGGGAGGGTATTCCGAATTGGGTTGGTGGGCCGGAGTTGATGTTTGATGTGGTTTTGCCGAGTGATGATCTGGGTTGGGAGATTTATCGGACGGCGCATGAGTACGGAGTGTATTTCGAGGATTCTGGTACGCAGTTGGTGACGATGGCGTTTGACGAGGCTGCGGTGGATCATGCGTTGTCGGCGTTCCGGAAGGCTGTGCGTCAGGTGGTCGTGGATCGGCCGGATCTGGTGTCGGGGTCGGGTGGGGAGTTGACGCAGGAGCGGAAGTTGGACTTCGCTGAGGAGGCGTTCGGGGGTCTGCTGCGCGATGATGAGCGGACGAGCATGTTGATCGAAGCGACTATCGAGCAGGTGGTGAACCGGGACCGTAAGGTGAAGCCGGTCCTCGTCCCGGCCCAGGACTGA